Proteins encoded by one window of Acidimicrobiales bacterium:
- the argH gene encoding argininosuccinate lyase, with translation MTLWQGRFGDGPSDELLAFTVSLPYDQRLALDDLTGSRAHVRGLARGHILPDDEAQILLAALDRVQEELQTESFKFQPGDEDIHTAIERRVTEIAGPVGAKLHTGRSRNDQVATAFRLYTKRELRGIVHRVLALQHVLLDRAVAAGDVYLPGYTHLQRAQPVLLAHHLLAHGWALSRDVDRLLQTIRRLDVSPLGAGALAGSSLPLDPDFTATELGFGARFENSLDAVSDRDFVAEALFDLALLGVHLSRIGEEVVLWSTEEFGFLHLDDAYATGSSMLPQKKNPDVAELARGKAGRLIGHLTAILTTLKGLPLAYNRDLQEDKEPLFDALDQVALALAALGGLLRTATFDAGRMRAAADTESSSAVDLAEWLVERGTPFREAHAIVGGLVRDALERHVPLSELVEAHPALGTEALPLLEPGTAVFRRTTAGGAGPDPVRAQLKRFREHVAVDEERLAAASP, from the coding sequence ATGACCCTGTGGCAGGGCCGCTTCGGGGACGGCCCGTCCGACGAGCTCCTCGCTTTCACCGTCAGCCTGCCCTACGACCAGCGGCTGGCCCTCGACGACCTGACCGGCTCCCGCGCCCACGTGCGGGGCCTGGCTCGCGGCCACATCCTCCCCGACGACGAAGCCCAGATCCTGCTGGCCGCGCTCGACCGGGTGCAGGAGGAACTACAGACCGAGTCGTTCAAGTTCCAGCCGGGCGACGAGGACATCCACACGGCCATCGAGCGCCGGGTCACCGAGATCGCCGGCCCCGTCGGCGCCAAGCTCCACACCGGGCGCAGCCGCAACGACCAAGTGGCGACGGCGTTCCGCCTTTACACCAAGCGCGAGTTGCGGGGCATCGTGCACCGGGTGCTGGCACTGCAGCACGTGCTGCTCGATCGTGCGGTAGCGGCAGGCGACGTGTACCTGCCCGGCTACACCCACCTCCAGCGAGCGCAACCGGTCTTGTTGGCGCACCACCTGCTGGCCCACGGCTGGGCGCTGTCGCGCGATGTCGACCGGCTGCTCCAGACCATCCGCCGCCTCGACGTGTCGCCCCTCGGGGCGGGCGCGCTGGCGGGCTCGTCGCTCCCGCTCGACCCCGACTTCACCGCCACCGAGTTGGGCTTCGGCGCCCGCTTCGAGAACTCGCTCGACGCGGTGAGCGACCGTGACTTCGTGGCCGAGGCGCTGTTCGACCTGGCCCTCCTCGGCGTGCACCTGTCGCGCATCGGCGAAGAGGTGGTGCTGTGGTCGACCGAGGAGTTCGGCTTCCTCCACCTCGACGACGCCTACGCCACCGGTAGCTCGATGCTGCCGCAGAAGAAGAACCCCGACGTGGCCGAGTTGGCCCGGGGCAAGGCGGGCAGGCTCATCGGCCACTTGACCGCCATCCTCACCACCCTCAAGGGCTTGCCGCTGGCCTACAACCGCGACCTGCAAGAGGACAAGGAACCGCTGTTCGACGCCCTCGACCAAGTGGCGTTGGCGCTGGCCGCGCTGGGCGGGCTGTTGCGCACGGCCACCTTCGACGCCGGGCGCATGCGCGCCGCGGCCGACACCGAGTCGTCGTCGGCCGTCGACCTGGCCGAGTGGCTGGTCGAGCGGGGCACCCCGTTCCGAGAGGCGCATGCCATCGTCGGGGGGCTGGTGCGCGACGCGCTCGAACGCCATGTGCCGCTGTCGGAGTTGGTCGAGGCCCACCCCGCCCTCGGCACCGAAGCGCTGCCGTTGCTCGAACCGGGCACGGCCGTGTTCCGCCGCACCACGGCGGGCGGCGCCGGCCCCGACCCCGTGCGGGCGCAGCTCAAGCGGTTCCGGGAGCACGTGGCCGTCGACGAAGAGCGCCTTGCCGCCGCTTCGCCGTGA
- a CDS encoding DNA-3-methyladenine glycosylase — translation MPPLRREFYRRDPREVAPELLNKVLVAGERRGRIVEVEAYCGSIDPGSHTYRGMTDRNATMFGPPGLLYVYFTYGMHWCCNAVCGDEGVGVAVLLRAVAPLDGLDAMRAARGATARRDRDLCSGPAKLAQAFGITGAHDGADLVTGDRGVTIEDDGTPPPASPGNGVRIGLAKGKGDEHPWRWWASDDPNVSRR, via the coding sequence TTGCCGCCGCTTCGCCGTGAGTTCTACCGGCGCGATCCCCGTGAGGTGGCGCCCGAGCTGCTGAACAAGGTGCTGGTCGCAGGCGAGCGCCGCGGCCGCATCGTGGAGGTCGAGGCGTACTGCGGGTCGATCGACCCCGGCAGCCACACGTACCGGGGCATGACCGACAGGAACGCCACCATGTTCGGCCCGCCCGGGTTGCTGTACGTCTACTTCACCTACGGCATGCACTGGTGCTGCAACGCCGTGTGCGGCGACGAAGGCGTCGGCGTCGCCGTGCTGCTGCGGGCCGTCGCCCCCCTCGACGGCCTCGACGCCATGCGCGCCGCCCGCGGTGCCACGGCGCGGCGAGACCGCGACCTGTGCAGCGGCCCGGCCAAGCTGGCCCAAGCCTTCGGCATCACCGGCGCCCACGACGGCGCCGACCTCGTCACCGGCGACCGCGGCGTGACTATCGAAGACGACGGCACCCCGCCGCCTGCCTCCCCGGGGAACGGCGTGCGCATCGGCCTGGCCAAAGGCAAAGGCGACGAGCACCCCTGGCGCTGGTGGGCCTCCGACGACCCCAACGTCTCCCGCCGCTGA